In a genomic window of Caloenas nicobarica isolate bCalNic1 chromosome 1, bCalNic1.hap1, whole genome shotgun sequence:
- the TRIOBP gene encoding TRIO and F-actin-binding protein isoform X2 encodes MTAAGSEICTAPGEGSSCSPWEPDAGLGQGASHPSGEPSSVQTSASPERTLVEQSGPDLLNFKKGWMSILDEPGEWKKHWFVLTDSSLRYYRDSNAEEADDLDGEIDLRSCTDVTEFAVQRNYGFQIHTKDAVFTLSAMTSGIRRNWIEALRKNVRPVSAPDVTKLSDCNKENSFRNCVPQKSSLQTEEQQRPGSDSEGNSKGGHWKVDVQCHAFDYVELSPLPQDPGNQVSPQRTRGSLRVSDRAPKHEELERDLAVRSEERRKWLETPDGRVPNSDGLTGDSSRKVWEQDLPSPPLSEEQRIRLNEEIEKKWLELERLPLKDSRRVPLTTLLNQSKGGHGDTNEALKKEIQSLRAQLESCRARNESLREAAKSQGDGHMPRGYISQEACERSLAEMESSHQQVMEELQRHHQRELERLRQEKERLLAEEAAATAAAIEALKKAHREEMNKELGRTRSFQQCGSVSDALQKQHQLDVDSLKRELQVLSEQYSQKCLEIGELTRKAEEREQTLLHCQQEGKELLRKNQELQTRLSDEIEKLRSFISSRSSGDHSLHNNERSSCELEVLLRVKENELQYLKKEVQCLREELQMMQKDKRFASGKYQDVYAELNHIKVRSEREIEQLKEHLRLAMAALQEKESLCNSVGE; translated from the exons ATGACCGCAGCTGGATCTGAAATCTGCACCGCCCCGGGCGAGGGGAGCTCCTGCTCCCCGTGGGAACCAGATGCGGGTTTGGGGCAGGGAGCGTCCCACCCCTCGGGCGAGCCATCCTCGGTGCAGACGTCTGCCAGCCCCGAGAGGACGCTCGTTGAGCAGAGCGGG CCAGATCTCCTTAATTTCAAGAAGGGATGGATGTCTATCCTGGATGAGCCAGGAGAG TGGAAGAAACATTGGTTTGTGCTGACTGACTCGAGCCTGAGGTATTACCGGGACTCCAATGCGGAGGAG GCTGATGACCTTGATGGAGAAATCGACCTCCGCTCCTGCACAGACGTGACGGAGTTTGCGGTTCAGCGCAACTATGGCTTCCAAATACAC ACAAAGGATGCTGTCTTCACCCTGTCGGCGATGACCTCAGGCATCCGCCGCAACTGGATCGAGGCCCTGAGGAAGAACGTGCGCCCGGTCAGTGCTCCGGACGTCACCAA GCTCTCTGACTGCAATAAGGAGAACTCATTCCGTAACTGCGTCCCCCAGAAGAGCTCACTCCAGACGGAGGAGCAGCAGCGACCAGGCTCGGACTCCGAGGGGAACTCGAAGGGTGGTCACTGGAAGGTGGATGTGCAGTGCCATGCCTTTGACTATGTGGAGCTGTCTCCCTTGCCACAGGACCCCGGGAATCAGGTGTCCCCGCAGAGGACGAGAGGGAGCTTGAGGGTCTCTGACCGAGCTCCCAAGCATGAGGAGCTGGAGCGGGATCTGGCCGTCCGTTCGGAGGAGAGGCGGAAATGGCTCGAGACCCCCGACGGCAGGGTCCCAAATAGCGATGGCCTGACAGGGGACTCTTCCCGCAAGGTGTGGGAGCAGgacctcccctctcccccactTTCGGAGGAGCAGCGGATTCGGCTGAATGAGGAGATAGAGAAGAAGTGGCTGGAGCTGGAACGCCTGCCCTTGAAGGACTCGCGGCGGGTGCCCTTGACAACACTGCTGAACCAGAGCAAGGGGGGCCACGGAGACACCAATGAGGCGCTGAAAAAGGAG ATCCAGTCGTTGCGGGCGCAGCTGGAATCCTGCCGGGCCCGAAATGAGAGCCTGCGGGAGGCGGCGAAGTCCCAGGGAGACGGCCACATGCCCCGGGGATACATCTCACAG GAGGCCTGTGAGCGCAGCCTGGCCGAGATGGAGTCGTCCCACCAGCAGGTGATGGAGGAGCTCCAGAGGCACCACCAGCGGGAGCTGGAGCGGCTGCGGCAGGAGAAGGAGCGGCTCCTGGCAGAGGAGGCTGCGGCGACGGCAGCAG CCATCGAGGCATTGAAGAAGGCCCACCGGGAGGAGATGAATAAGGAGCTGGGCAGGACACGAAGCTTCCAGCAGTGTGGCTCGGTCTCAGATGCCCTCCAGAAGCAGCACCA GTTGGATGTGGATTCCCTGAAGCGGGAGCTGCAGGTGCTTTCCGAACAGTACTCCCAAAAGTGCTTGGAAATTGGGGAGCTCAccagaaaggcagaagagcGGGAGCAGACGCTGCTGCACTGtcagcaggaggggaaggagctCCTCCGGAAAAACCAG GAGCTGCAGACCCGCCTCTCGGATGAGATTGAGAAGCTGCGAAGCTTTATTTCATCACGGAGCTCTGGGGACCACTCTCTGCACAACAACGAGCGGAGCTCCTGCGAGCTGGAG GTGCTGCTGCGGGTGAAGGAGAATGAGCTCCAGTACCTAAAAAAAGAGGTGCAGTGCCTTCGGGAGGAGCTGCAGATGATGCAAAag GATAAGAGATTTGCCTCAGGGAAATACCAGGATGTCTACGCAGAGCTGAATCACATCAAGGTGCGCTCGGAGCGGGAGATCGAGCAGCTGAAGGAGCACCTGCGCCTGGCCATGGCCGCTCTGCAGGAGAAGGAGTCGCTGTGCAACAGTGTCGGCGAGTAA
- the TRIOBP gene encoding TRIO and F-actin-binding protein isoform X1, which produces MSPPSPARGTERQQVKPGELLHLGGPKKPSECGWQSPREKLPPSHPGKGGGSDWKGRGKPLRPTSPTRPLEQDWRGRGDAHQARVWDKGWKRQEKPVCHVDLMRQLEREWKSPTKCLDVGLRPHDSWKRPGSPAQQLEDDWKGPGHTRDTNNPEKPLESDWGNKRLLIYHPQLAGSAFPPQSGTSSSGSPKPHLNASEKRNKPDLLNFKKGWMSILDEPGEWKKHWFVLTDSSLRYYRDSNAEEADDLDGEIDLRSCTDVTEFAVQRNYGFQIHTKDAVFTLSAMTSGIRRNWIEALRKNVRPVSAPDVTKLSDCNKENSFRNCVPQKSSLQTEEQQRPGSDSEGNSKGGHWKVDVQCHAFDYVELSPLPQDPGNQVSPQRTRGSLRVSDRAPKHEELERDLAVRSEERRKWLETPDGRVPNSDGLTGDSSRKVWEQDLPSPPLSEEQRIRLNEEIEKKWLELERLPLKDSRRVPLTTLLNQSKGGHGDTNEALKKEIQSLRAQLESCRARNESLREAAKSQGDGHMPRGYISQEACERSLAEMESSHQQVMEELQRHHQRELERLRQEKERLLAEEAAATAAAIEALKKAHREEMNKELGRTRSFQQCGSVSDALQKQHQLDVDSLKRELQVLSEQYSQKCLEIGELTRKAEEREQTLLHCQQEGKELLRKNQELQTRLSDEIEKLRSFISSRSSGDHSLHNNERSSCELEVLLRVKENELQYLKKEVQCLREELQMMQKDKRFASGKYQDVYAELNHIKVRSEREIEQLKEHLRLAMAALQEKESLCNSVGE; this is translated from the exons atgtcccctcccagcccagcgCGGGGCACAGAGAGGCAACAGGTGAAGCCAGGGGAGCTGCTGCACCTCGGGGGGCCCAAGAAGCCATCTGAATGCGGCTGGCAGAGCCCCCGGGAAAAACTGCCACCCTCCCACCCTGGGAAGGGTGGCGGCAGTGACTGGAAAGGCCGAGGCAAGCCCCTGCGCCCCACGAGCCCAACACGACCACTGGAGCAGGACTGGAGGGGCCGGGGGGATGCCCACCAAGCGCGGGTGTGGGACAAGGGCTGGAAGCGCCAAGAGAAGCCTGTGTGCCATGTGGACTTGATGCGCCAGCTGGAAAGGGAGTGGAAAAGCCCCACTAAATGTCTGGATGTAGGACTACGGCCACATGACAGCTGGAAAAGGCCTGGGagtccagcacagcagctggaaGACGACTGGAAGGGTCCTGGGCACACTCGAGACACAAACAATCCAGAAAAGCCACTGGAAAGTGACTGGGGGAACAAGAGGCTTCTCATTTACCAT CCTCAGCTGGCTGGAAGTGCCTTCCCACCGCAAAGCGGCACCAGCTCCTCAGGAAGCCCAAAGCCACACTTGAATGCCAGTGAAAAGCGCAACAAG CCAGATCTCCTTAATTTCAAGAAGGGATGGATGTCTATCCTGGATGAGCCAGGAGAG TGGAAGAAACATTGGTTTGTGCTGACTGACTCGAGCCTGAGGTATTACCGGGACTCCAATGCGGAGGAG GCTGATGACCTTGATGGAGAAATCGACCTCCGCTCCTGCACAGACGTGACGGAGTTTGCGGTTCAGCGCAACTATGGCTTCCAAATACAC ACAAAGGATGCTGTCTTCACCCTGTCGGCGATGACCTCAGGCATCCGCCGCAACTGGATCGAGGCCCTGAGGAAGAACGTGCGCCCGGTCAGTGCTCCGGACGTCACCAA GCTCTCTGACTGCAATAAGGAGAACTCATTCCGTAACTGCGTCCCCCAGAAGAGCTCACTCCAGACGGAGGAGCAGCAGCGACCAGGCTCGGACTCCGAGGGGAACTCGAAGGGTGGTCACTGGAAGGTGGATGTGCAGTGCCATGCCTTTGACTATGTGGAGCTGTCTCCCTTGCCACAGGACCCCGGGAATCAGGTGTCCCCGCAGAGGACGAGAGGGAGCTTGAGGGTCTCTGACCGAGCTCCCAAGCATGAGGAGCTGGAGCGGGATCTGGCCGTCCGTTCGGAGGAGAGGCGGAAATGGCTCGAGACCCCCGACGGCAGGGTCCCAAATAGCGATGGCCTGACAGGGGACTCTTCCCGCAAGGTGTGGGAGCAGgacctcccctctcccccactTTCGGAGGAGCAGCGGATTCGGCTGAATGAGGAGATAGAGAAGAAGTGGCTGGAGCTGGAACGCCTGCCCTTGAAGGACTCGCGGCGGGTGCCCTTGACAACACTGCTGAACCAGAGCAAGGGGGGCCACGGAGACACCAATGAGGCGCTGAAAAAGGAG ATCCAGTCGTTGCGGGCGCAGCTGGAATCCTGCCGGGCCCGAAATGAGAGCCTGCGGGAGGCGGCGAAGTCCCAGGGAGACGGCCACATGCCCCGGGGATACATCTCACAG GAGGCCTGTGAGCGCAGCCTGGCCGAGATGGAGTCGTCCCACCAGCAGGTGATGGAGGAGCTCCAGAGGCACCACCAGCGGGAGCTGGAGCGGCTGCGGCAGGAGAAGGAGCGGCTCCTGGCAGAGGAGGCTGCGGCGACGGCAGCAG CCATCGAGGCATTGAAGAAGGCCCACCGGGAGGAGATGAATAAGGAGCTGGGCAGGACACGAAGCTTCCAGCAGTGTGGCTCGGTCTCAGATGCCCTCCAGAAGCAGCACCA GTTGGATGTGGATTCCCTGAAGCGGGAGCTGCAGGTGCTTTCCGAACAGTACTCCCAAAAGTGCTTGGAAATTGGGGAGCTCAccagaaaggcagaagagcGGGAGCAGACGCTGCTGCACTGtcagcaggaggggaaggagctCCTCCGGAAAAACCAG GAGCTGCAGACCCGCCTCTCGGATGAGATTGAGAAGCTGCGAAGCTTTATTTCATCACGGAGCTCTGGGGACCACTCTCTGCACAACAACGAGCGGAGCTCCTGCGAGCTGGAG GTGCTGCTGCGGGTGAAGGAGAATGAGCTCCAGTACCTAAAAAAAGAGGTGCAGTGCCTTCGGGAGGAGCTGCAGATGATGCAAAag GATAAGAGATTTGCCTCAGGGAAATACCAGGATGTCTACGCAGAGCTGAATCACATCAAGGTGCGCTCGGAGCGGGAGATCGAGCAGCTGAAGGAGCACCTGCGCCTGGCCATGGCCGCTCTGCAGGAGAAGGAGTCGCTGTGCAACAGTGTCGGCGAGTAA
- the TRIOBP gene encoding TRIO and F-actin-binding protein isoform X3, producing the protein MTPDLLNFKKGWMSILDEPGEWKKHWFVLTDSSLRYYRDSNAEEADDLDGEIDLRSCTDVTEFAVQRNYGFQIHTKDAVFTLSAMTSGIRRNWIEALRKNVRPVSAPDVTKLSDCNKENSFRNCVPQKSSLQTEEQQRPGSDSEGNSKGGHWKVDVQCHAFDYVELSPLPQDPGNQVSPQRTRGSLRVSDRAPKHEELERDLAVRSEERRKWLETPDGRVPNSDGLTGDSSRKVWEQDLPSPPLSEEQRIRLNEEIEKKWLELERLPLKDSRRVPLTTLLNQSKGGHGDTNEALKKEIQSLRAQLESCRARNESLREAAKSQGDGHMPRGYISQEACERSLAEMESSHQQVMEELQRHHQRELERLRQEKERLLAEEAAATAAAIEALKKAHREEMNKELGRTRSFQQCGSVSDALQKQHQLDVDSLKRELQVLSEQYSQKCLEIGELTRKAEEREQTLLHCQQEGKELLRKNQELQTRLSDEIEKLRSFISSRSSGDHSLHNNERSSCELEVLLRVKENELQYLKKEVQCLREELQMMQKDKRFASGKYQDVYAELNHIKVRSEREIEQLKEHLRLAMAALQEKESLCNSVGE; encoded by the exons ATGACG CCAGATCTCCTTAATTTCAAGAAGGGATGGATGTCTATCCTGGATGAGCCAGGAGAG TGGAAGAAACATTGGTTTGTGCTGACTGACTCGAGCCTGAGGTATTACCGGGACTCCAATGCGGAGGAG GCTGATGACCTTGATGGAGAAATCGACCTCCGCTCCTGCACAGACGTGACGGAGTTTGCGGTTCAGCGCAACTATGGCTTCCAAATACAC ACAAAGGATGCTGTCTTCACCCTGTCGGCGATGACCTCAGGCATCCGCCGCAACTGGATCGAGGCCCTGAGGAAGAACGTGCGCCCGGTCAGTGCTCCGGACGTCACCAA GCTCTCTGACTGCAATAAGGAGAACTCATTCCGTAACTGCGTCCCCCAGAAGAGCTCACTCCAGACGGAGGAGCAGCAGCGACCAGGCTCGGACTCCGAGGGGAACTCGAAGGGTGGTCACTGGAAGGTGGATGTGCAGTGCCATGCCTTTGACTATGTGGAGCTGTCTCCCTTGCCACAGGACCCCGGGAATCAGGTGTCCCCGCAGAGGACGAGAGGGAGCTTGAGGGTCTCTGACCGAGCTCCCAAGCATGAGGAGCTGGAGCGGGATCTGGCCGTCCGTTCGGAGGAGAGGCGGAAATGGCTCGAGACCCCCGACGGCAGGGTCCCAAATAGCGATGGCCTGACAGGGGACTCTTCCCGCAAGGTGTGGGAGCAGgacctcccctctcccccactTTCGGAGGAGCAGCGGATTCGGCTGAATGAGGAGATAGAGAAGAAGTGGCTGGAGCTGGAACGCCTGCCCTTGAAGGACTCGCGGCGGGTGCCCTTGACAACACTGCTGAACCAGAGCAAGGGGGGCCACGGAGACACCAATGAGGCGCTGAAAAAGGAG ATCCAGTCGTTGCGGGCGCAGCTGGAATCCTGCCGGGCCCGAAATGAGAGCCTGCGGGAGGCGGCGAAGTCCCAGGGAGACGGCCACATGCCCCGGGGATACATCTCACAG GAGGCCTGTGAGCGCAGCCTGGCCGAGATGGAGTCGTCCCACCAGCAGGTGATGGAGGAGCTCCAGAGGCACCACCAGCGGGAGCTGGAGCGGCTGCGGCAGGAGAAGGAGCGGCTCCTGGCAGAGGAGGCTGCGGCGACGGCAGCAG CCATCGAGGCATTGAAGAAGGCCCACCGGGAGGAGATGAATAAGGAGCTGGGCAGGACACGAAGCTTCCAGCAGTGTGGCTCGGTCTCAGATGCCCTCCAGAAGCAGCACCA GTTGGATGTGGATTCCCTGAAGCGGGAGCTGCAGGTGCTTTCCGAACAGTACTCCCAAAAGTGCTTGGAAATTGGGGAGCTCAccagaaaggcagaagagcGGGAGCAGACGCTGCTGCACTGtcagcaggaggggaaggagctCCTCCGGAAAAACCAG GAGCTGCAGACCCGCCTCTCGGATGAGATTGAGAAGCTGCGAAGCTTTATTTCATCACGGAGCTCTGGGGACCACTCTCTGCACAACAACGAGCGGAGCTCCTGCGAGCTGGAG GTGCTGCTGCGGGTGAAGGAGAATGAGCTCCAGTACCTAAAAAAAGAGGTGCAGTGCCTTCGGGAGGAGCTGCAGATGATGCAAAag GATAAGAGATTTGCCTCAGGGAAATACCAGGATGTCTACGCAGAGCTGAATCACATCAAGGTGCGCTCGGAGCGGGAGATCGAGCAGCTGAAGGAGCACCTGCGCCTGGCCATGGCCGCTCTGCAGGAGAAGGAGTCGCTGTGCAACAGTGTCGGCGAGTAA